GGGCGACATCGATACAGATTTTTACCTTTACGCCGAAACCAATATGCAAAGCATCCGAAATGAAGTTGAACGTCTACAGCCAGACTTTCTTATTGTAGATTCGATTCAAACTATCATGACGCCTGAAATCCAGAGTACTCAGGGTTCGGTTAGTCAGGTGCGCGAGGTGACAGGAGAATTAATGCAGTTGGCCAAAACCAACGATATTGCGACCTTTATTGTCGGACATGTCACTAAGGAAGGGCAACTTGCGGGGCCGCGTATGTTGGAACATATGGTTGATACGGTCTTGTATTTTGAGGGAGAACGTCAAAATACATTCCGAATTTTACGCGCGGTCAAAAACCGTTTTGGTTCAACAAATGAAATTGGGATTTTCGAGATGCAGGGCAATGGTTTAGTGGAAGTGACTAACCCGAGTGAAGTTTTCCTCGAAGAGCGTTTGGAAGGCTCTACGGGCTCTGCTATCGTCTGTGCGTTAGAAGGTACGCGTCCGATATTGGTTGAGATTCAAGCTTTGACAACGCCAACCATGTTTGGAAATGCCAAACGTACCACCTCTGGTTTGGACTTTAACCGTGTGAGTTTAATCATGGCAGTACTCGAAAAGCGTGCCGGTTTTCTTTTGCAACAACAAGATGCCTACTTAAAATCCGCAGGTGGTGTCAAGTTGGATGAACCAGCCATTGACTTAGCAGTCGCTGTAGCTATTGCTTCTAGCTACAAGGAAGAGCCGACAGATGCACGCGAATGTTTTATTGGCGAAATTGGCCTGACGGGTGAAATTCGTCGTGTTACGCGGATGGAGCAACGTCTCAATGAAGCAAGCAAACTAGGTTTTCAAAAAGTTTACGCGCCTAAGAATAGCTTGGCAGGCGTAGATATTCCAGAAAATTTGAAAGTGGTCGGTGTGACGACTTTATCAGAATGTTTGAAAAAAGTATTTGGCTAAGAAAAAAGCTTTGTGAGTCAATAGGTCATAATCGTAATGGGACAAACAAGTATCTTGTTATGATGTGTGATATAATTGACACAGAGCTTTTTTAGTTATAAAAAATTGAGGCTATGTACAGAAAGGAAGTCTTATGCGTCGTTGGATAATTCATGTTCTCATGGGTATTGTGGGTGCCTCTTTAGGTATTACTACTCTCCCTTGGGTTTGGCACCTCTTTAGACAAGAGGGAAATGCTTTTAATCAGGAAATTGTAAATGGGTTAATTGGAGCAATTATTTTTGTTATTTTATCATTCTTTATGTCCAATTTGCTGATGCGAGCGTTGAAAAAACTAGATCAAAAAATCACGAGAGTCAATCTTTCAAAAATGGTATTTAATTTTATTGGTGCTATTTTAGGTCTGACCGTAGGCGTGCTTTTAACGATTCCTCTCTCTTTACTTGGGGTTCCAGTATTAAGCAACATTATTTCTTTTGTGCTGATTATTGGGCTGCTTTATCTTGGCTATACCGTCTTTGATAAGCGAGGAGACGAAATCTTTAAAATCGTTTTTCGTAAACGTAAAGAAGTCGCTGCAGTGGATAAGCCGGTGGTAAAAGAAGGAACTACAGCTCAACATGCTATGATTTTGGATACAAGTTCGGTTATTGACGGACGTATTTTGGACGTATTAAAAACCGGCTTCATCAGCGATAAAGTGATTGTACCTAATTTTGTATTGCTAGAGCTCCAGCTCATTTCAGACAGTTCTGATCCTTTGAAGCGTGCTAAAGGGCGCCGCGGCTTGGACCTCGTGAATTCCTTAAAAGAATTTGACAATGTAGAAATTTCTAACAAAGACTACAAGGACATACGTGAGGTTGACACTAAATTGCTTCGCTATGCGAGTGAAATCGGTGCGAAATTAGTCACCAACGATTTTAATCTGAACAAGGTAGCGGAAATCCAAGGCGTAATCGTCCTAAATATTAATGATCTTGCAAATGCCGTTAAGACACAACTGGTGGTTGGAGAACAGATTGAAGTAACGATTATTCGCGAAGGTTCTGAACGTCAGCAAGGTGTAGCCTATCTGCCAGATGGCACGATGATTGTCATTGAAGATACGGCCAAAATGATTGATAAAAAAGTTTTGGTTGAGGTTGCAAAAGTTCTGCAAACAAGTGCAGGCCGTATGATTTTTGCTGAACTTGTTAATTCAAAATAGTTAAACAAAAATAAGGAGAAACATGTACTTTAAGCGTTTTTTACAACTTTTTCTTATCTATGTACTGGCAGCACTTGTCCTTGTTGGTATTGTTTCAACAAATTTTTTGCAAAATAAAAATCTGACTTTTATCCTAGCTTTACTTATTTCTTATGCAGTACTCACCTTGCCTTTAGTTCTTTTGACCGTGTTGAAAACCAATAAAAAAACAACCAGTGTTGGTGCTCAAGGTCAAGGAGGTGAAGTGCGACGTATTTTGGCTCTCCTTCCGGGCTACCTTGCCTTGAGTTGTTCAACAAAAGAGGGAAAGTCCGCAACGACAATTATGAGTTTTATCCAATCGGTCCATGAAGAAAATGTATTTTACATGGTTGCTGATAAGCACGCCCGTAAAGTTCAAAGTATCAAGGAAAATCCCGATGTCTCTTTCACCACATGGTTTGACGGCTTAGAGAAGGGGGAGCGTCTATCCTCCAATAACGTGTATGCCGAAGTCTTAGAGGAAACGGCTGCAAAAGAAAGTGTTAAACAAGAACCCAACCTACTGAAGGTGCATGAAAATGCGGCAAATATGGCCATTATCAAACTTACAGTTCGCTCACTGGTTCATGAAAACTTTAAAGAAGGTAGCCGCATCATAGAATTTAATTGAAGTCTTTTTAGACTTCTTTTTTTGTTACACAGATCTAAAAAATACGTACAAGTTCATAGTTGCAATAAAACTTTAGAAATGTTATTCTAATTATGAAGGCGGTTACATTTTCGCTTTTGTCGTATTATTGTTTCAAACAAAAAAGGGGAAAAGCCCCGAAGCATATATCTATATGGAGGATAATTTGATGAAAATAGGTGTTCCAACAGAGATCAAAAAACACGAATATCGTGTAGGACTTGCACCAGAATTTGCCGCAGCTTATATTGCAGCTGGACATGATGTCTACATTCAAAAAGGGGCAGGTGAAGGTTCATCATATTCCGATGAACTTTACACAGCGGTTGGTTGTAATATCTTACCAACTGCCGAGGATATTTATGAAACAGCGGATATGATTATTAAGGTCAAAGAACCGCTTGAGCCAGAATATTCATTGATGCGTGAGGGACAAATATTTTATACCTATTTCCATTTAGCAGCTGATAAAGCATTGACAGAGGCTGTTTTAGATAAGAAAATTGTCGCTATTGCTTATGAAACCATCCGTGACCGTAACGGTGCACTTCCTGCGCTTAAACCCATGTCAGAAATTGCAGGGCGTTTATCGGTCCAAGAAGGTGCCAAATACTTGGAACGTCCTTTTGGAGGGCGCGGGGTTCTCCTTGGAGGAGTGACTGGCGTTCTTCCAGCAAACGTCCTTGTTCTTGGAGGGGCAGGAGTTGTCGGTCGTAATGCTGTCGCTATGGCTGTGGGGCTTCATGCCAATGTTACTGCAGTCGATGTAAATTTAGATGCCTTAACTGAGCTTGATAAACTCTATGAAGGACGTGTAAACACTGTTTACAGTACCGATCACACTGTAAAAGATCTGATTTCTAAAGCAGACTTAGTGATTGGTGCTGCACTGATCCCAGGCGCAGCTACGCCACAACTTATTCGCCGTGAACATTTGCCATTGATGAAAAAAGGAGCCGTTATTGTTGATGTGGCGATTGACCAAGGTGGAACATGTCAAAGCTCTCATGTCACTTATCATGATGACCCTGTTTTTGAAGAAGAAGGTGTGATCCACTATTGTGTGGGGAATATGCCTGGTGCTGTCCCTGTAACTTCGACAGCAGCCTTAAATAACGCAACTCTGGCAAATGGTTTAGCTATAGCAAACAAAGGTTATAAAGAAGCCTTGAGAGCTAACCCAGGCTTGAAAGAGGGCTTAAATGCGGACCATGGTAAATTGACATGTAAACCTGTAGCTGATTTATATAATATGGTTTACACAGATAGTGATGAAGTTATAAGTCATTAAAAATAAAAAAGCGCTGCCTGAGCAGCGTTTTTTTTATAGAGGAAGAACCATGTTGTACCATGTTTCTCCTGCAAGTTGTGAGTCAGAAATTCCTTTTGAAACAAATCCATAACGTTCGTAGTAAGGAATAAGGTTTTCTACACAAGTCAAGCTGATGCCTTGACGGCTTTCCTCAGCTGCAGCTTCTTTCATCAAATCCAGTAATGATGTAGCAATACCAAGCCCTTGGTATTCACTATCTACAGCAAGGCTAACGATAATTTGAAAGCGATCAGTCGGAAGACTTGCTTCTGTTTTTTCAAACATATCGTCTGTCAGATAACATTTATCAGAAGTTGGGCCCACGAGAATGCCGACCACTCTACCTTCTTCATTTCGAGCGACGAAAAAGCGCTCAGGAATGACTTGGATACGTTCTAACATTGAAGCGCGCGAGAGTACTTCATCCGCGGGGAAAGAAGTTTCTTCAATGTGCATCACATCATCAATGTCTGTGATTTTTGCTTTGTCATATGTAATTTTAGTCATATCTCTATTCTAACATGGTCCTCCTTGTCGAGTCAATGAAGCTTGTATTTCTTTAATTACAGTATGATTTTATAATGAGTCACTGTTAGAAACATTGCTCATAATATGATAAAATAAAAAGGAGCGAAACTAACAGGAGAAAATTATGTCTAATAACATTCGTGTGCGCTATGCGCCATCACCAACTGGGCTTTTACATATCGGTAATGCCCGTACTGCACTTTTTAACTATCTTTTTGCGCGTCATTATGATGGAGATTTCATCATTCGTATCGAAGATACAGACCGCGAACGTCATGTGGAAGATGGAGAACGTTCTCAACTTGAAAACTTACGTTGGTTGGGGATTGACTGGGATGAAAGCCCAGAAACACATGAAAACTACCGCCAATCTGAACGTTTGGAACTTTATCAAAAATATATTGACCAACTTTTGAGTGAAGGTAAGGCTTATTACTCTTATAAAACGCCAGAAGAGCTTGAAGCTGATCATGAAGCACAAGAAGCAGCAGGCGTTGCACCGCATTATGTCAATGAGTATGCGGGAATGTCAGAAGCTGAGAAAGAAGCTTATATTGCTGAACGTAAAGCAGCAGGCATTACACCGGTTGTTCGTATTTCTGTAAATGAAACAGCCATTTACAAATGGACAGATATGGTTAAAGGCGATATCGAATTTGAAGGTGGGAACATCGGTGGCGATTGGGTTATTCAAAAACGCGACGGTTACCCAACTTATAACTTTGCTGTAGTAGTGGACGACCACGATATGCAAATTTCACACGTTATTCGTGGGGACGATCACATTGCGAATACACCGAAACAGTTGATGATTTATGAAGCTTTAGGCTGGGAAGCACCTGTCTTTGGGCATATGACTTTAATTATTAACTCTGAAACAGGGAAAAAGTTGTCTAAACGTGACACCAATACGCTTCAATTTATCGAAGACTACCGTAAAAAAGGTTTCATGGCAGATGCTATTTTCAACTTTATCGCCCTCTTAGGTTGGAACCCAGGTGGTGAACAAGAAAAATTCAGCCCAGAAGAACTTGTAAAACTTTTTGATGAAAAACGTTTGAGTAAATCTCCGGCAGCCTTTGACCAAAAGAAACTGGAATGGATGGACAACGAATACATCAAACATGCAGAGTTTGAACCTGTCTTCGAATTGACAAAGCCTTTCCTTGAAGAAGCCGGTCGTTTTGATGCGCGTGCTGAAGAATTGGTAAAACTCTACAAGCCACAAATGAAATATGCTGAGGAAATTTTGGAGTTAACAGACCTCTTCTTTGGTGAATTCCCAGAACTCACAGACGAAGCGCGTCAAATGATGGCTTTGGAAACTTCACCCCTTGCTGTCGGTGCATTTCGTGAAAAACTGGCAACCTTAGAAGATTTTACTGCTGAGAACATCTTCCCGCTTTTCAAAGAAACACAAAAAGAAACAGGGGTTAAAGGAAAAAATCTTTGGATGCCAATTCGTATTGCTGCTTCTGGTAGCATGCACGGTCCAGAATTACCTGAAACAATTGCTCTTTTAGGCAAAGAAAAAGTTCTTGAACACATGGCACAGTTCTTATAAAAAAATGAAAATAACAAACGCACGAGTTAAAGCTCGTGCGTTTTTTGTATGAATGAAATCAGAAGTTTGTTTTGTTGAGGAGAGGCTAAGGTTTCAATGAGTTGTTCATAAGGGATGATATCGACGGCTTGATTGATGAGCAAGCGCCCATTGACAGCCAAGTGAGATAAAGTCTTCATATTCCTTTGCCACTCTGCGGGACTTAGTTTAGCATTCCAATGCCGCAGATGAAAAATCCCAACATCGATGGGCAATTGGGATAATTTCTCCCAATCCACCTGTTCGCCTGAAAGGAGGCCAAGGGCTTGGAACTTTCCGCCCGAACGTACGCAAGAGGCCAAATCTGTCCCTGCTTGTCCACCGACACAATCGATGGCAGCATCTACTTCAAGATTGCGCAAGTCTGTGCGTAATTCCTGAGCACCACGTTCTTTTAAAAGTTGGTGTTTTTTGTTATTGCGTGTAATAGCGATAAATTCAAAACCCAGAATCCGTGAGAGTTGCGCAAAGATTTGACCAATGGAAGAAGCTGCCGCATTTACAGCAAGTTTTTGACCAGGTTTTAATGCAAGGACTTCTGTACATAAAAGCCAAGCTGTCAGAGGATTGATATAAAGCTGACTGGCTGAAATCGAATCAAGGGACTCGGGAACAAAAAAAGCATGCGAAGCAGGGCATTTGACGAAACTTTGCCAAGTTCCTTCACCTTCCAGGGGGAGGACGCGTTGCCCGATAAGTTTCCGTGAAAGCGCGCTGCCGACATCTGCTACAAGGCCGACCCCTTCATACCCTGCAGTAGCAGGCAAACTTATCCTGTGTGCATAGGCGCCAGTCATTGGAATTAAATCCGAAGGATTGACTGGGGCATAGAGCATTTTTACAAGAAGTTCTTGGGGTTGTAAATGGGGTTGACACTTCTCTTTGAGCTTTAAGACCTGATGAGGCAACCCATAGCTCTCGTAAATGAATGATTGGTACATGGCTTTATTATAGCAGACTTTGTGAATTTTAAGGAAGAGACGATAATATCATAGATTGTATCCTGTTGTAAATATACAAAAAAATTATGTTTTAATTTTCTCTTATTCGTCATCAAAGAAAAGGTTTTGATAAAAAATGAAGTTATGTTAGACTTGATATATACAATGTGTCTTTTTGGTTAAATTTATGTAAATTCAACCTCGAAGTGTTGAAAAATATTAAGTAAGAAGGAGTAAAGTTGGATGAAAAGTAAAATACCCTACAAAGTCGTACGTTTGCTTATGATTGCCTCACTTGTGGTTCAGGCGTTGCTACCAGCATTAGTTATCGCAGAAACCATCGACAAGGAAGAAAAGCACAGTCGAACGACTTTGAGTAATGTGCAGTGGGAAGATGAAAAGGATCTCCAGACGGTTATTGTAGAAGGAAAGGTTGAAAAGGAAACTTCCGAAAGTAATCAACCTGAAGCTATCGTTCTGAAAGGCGCAGAATTTAAGAACGTAAGGACTGAAAAAGAACTTTTGGGCCTCACAGAAGGTCACTATAAGTTGGAAGACAATAAGGTGCTTTTAAGCTTATCGCAGAAGAGTGAGGGGACCTTCACTCTGAAACTTCAAGTTGTGAAAAACTCTTTAGTCAATGGAAAAGAGATCGCAGTCACTCTTGGTGACCAAGTGTTTACTCTTCCGATTAAGCTTGAAGAAACAGACAAAGAAAAAGCTACAGCTGATGATAAAGCATCAGATAAGGAAGCAGAAACAAGATCTGAAGAAGGAAAAGTAGAGGCTAAGAAACAAGTAGGAAATATCACAGATAAGGAACGTGGTTTACCCTTTGCAACGACACAACCTTTGGCTAATGGTGTTCCTTGGGACTTCGTCAGCAACAGTAAAGTGTCAGATCCTAACACAGACAGCGTGGTAGACATGGGTTTCTCTGATGTTCCCGGAGCTCATGATGGGCGTATCTGGACAGACAAAACCGTCCGTCATGATTTAGGAATTTTAGCAGATGACCAGTTTGAGGTAACACTTTCAGCCTTAGCACAAAGTGCACCGATACGCGCAGGTTATCAGATCCCTGCGGATACTGTCTTTACAATCGATGTTTCGGGAAGTATGACGGGGACGGATGGGGGAGAACGTTCACGTATCGCCCTTCTCGTTGATGCGCTAAATGAAGCCATCAGTATCTTACAAGAGGCCAATCCGCTCAACCGTGTAGCCGTTGTAGCTTACGGTGGCCATACAGGTGGTCATGCACGGGTCGAAAATATTTTGACTCTTGGACGTTACAGTTCCAACAATGGTGCCTTCTTCATTATGGCAGGGAACACCCAAGTCAATGTTGTGGCAACGGCTGTAGCAGGTTCAGGGGTGGCAGGTTCAAACCCTCAAGCTCAAGTACAAAACTTTGCTGTAAACGGCTCAACACCCACGCAGTGGGGGATTCGCGAAGCCAGCCGTATTCTGGAAAGTGTCACTGACCAAGAAGTTGAAGTTCCTGTGACAGATGAGAATGGAGGGGCATTACCTCCAGTAAAGGTCACACGTCGTCCTAACCTCATCCTGATGACAGATGGTGAGCCCACTATGGGGCGTCCAGACTTCGCCTTTGACGCTTTAACTCCAGTTGAGGTTGGTCCAAATGGGAATCTCCTTGAAGCACCTGGTGAATTTTATGGAAATGGAAACAACGGAGAGCAAGGCCTCGCTGTAATGACTGCCTTGACCGCCGCATATCGTGGCAAAACAGTCCTTGAACATTACTTCCCCGGTGGAGAAGTTGGAGGTACTGCAGAGGATCAACCTGCGCCAGATGTCGGTTTCTTTAGCATTTCCTTAGGGAAACAAACTGAAGCTGCTCAAAACTTGATTAGCGCAACTTTGAACCCTCTCCCAGATAATACAAATAAGGTTGGTCCTAATATCTGGGCATCCACAGGTATGCCGCAACTCCCGGGTGCCCCAACTGCAGCTACACCAACCATGACAACCCTCTTTAATAACTTTATTGCTAATGGCTCAACAGGTAACTTCTCTGCACTCTTTAGACAATCTTGGAACGATTATCAATGGAGAAATACGGTTAACATCAGAAATAACGCTCCTGTAACACTTGAAGCAGCAGATATCCCCTATGCGGATGAGTTTTTCAAGGCTGATGACCTACAGACTTTGCGCAATGCTTTTATCTCGATTACCAACAGTATTCAAGATACAGGCAACAGTTCAATCTTTGATGGCAATGGTGATGGGACAGACTTAGGTTCAGGCACACTTGATTTCTCAGATGTTTTGGGCAAATACATGATCTTTGACGGTCTGACGAACATTGTGTTCCCGGCACCAAATGGCGGAACATTTACC
This window of the Lactococcus garvieae subsp. garvieae genome carries:
- the radA gene encoding DNA repair protein RadA, with the protein product MAKKKSTFLCQECGYKSVKKLGRCPNCGAWGSFVEEVEVQEVKNQRVSLTGEHSKPMKLDQVELFDTPRVETDLDEFNRVLGGGVVPGSLVLIGGDPGIGKSTLLLQVSTQLASRGRVLYVSGEESAQQIKLRAERLGDIDTDFYLYAETNMQSIRNEVERLQPDFLIVDSIQTIMTPEIQSTQGSVSQVREVTGELMQLAKTNDIATFIVGHVTKEGQLAGPRMLEHMVDTVLYFEGERQNTFRILRAVKNRFGSTNEIGIFEMQGNGLVEVTNPSEVFLEERLEGSTGSAIVCALEGTRPILVEIQALTTPTMFGNAKRTTSGLDFNRVSLIMAVLEKRAGFLLQQQDAYLKSAGGVKLDEPAIDLAVAVAIASSYKEEPTDARECFIGEIGLTGEIRRVTRMEQRLNEASKLGFQKVYAPKNSLAGVDIPENLKVVGVTTLSECLKKVFG
- the ald gene encoding alanine dehydrogenase; protein product: MKIGVPTEIKKHEYRVGLAPEFAAAYIAAGHDVYIQKGAGEGSSYSDELYTAVGCNILPTAEDIYETADMIIKVKEPLEPEYSLMREGQIFYTYFHLAADKALTEAVLDKKIVAIAYETIRDRNGALPALKPMSEIAGRLSVQEGAKYLERPFGGRGVLLGGVTGVLPANVLVLGGAGVVGRNAVAMAVGLHANVTAVDVNLDALTELDKLYEGRVNTVYSTDHTVKDLISKADLVIGAALIPGAATPQLIRREHLPLMKKGAVIVDVAIDQGGTCQSSHVTYHDDPVFEEEGVIHYCVGNMPGAVPVTSTAALNNATLANGLAIANKGYKEALRANPGLKEGLNADHGKLTCKPVADLYNMVYTDSDEVISH
- a CDS encoding PIN/TRAM domain-containing protein; its protein translation is MRRWIIHVLMGIVGASLGITTLPWVWHLFRQEGNAFNQEIVNGLIGAIIFVILSFFMSNLLMRALKKLDQKITRVNLSKMVFNFIGAILGLTVGVLLTIPLSLLGVPVLSNIISFVLIIGLLYLGYTVFDKRGDEIFKIVFRKRKEVAAVDKPVVKEGTTAQHAMILDTSSVIDGRILDVLKTGFISDKVIVPNFVLLELQLISDSSDPLKRAKGRRGLDLVNSLKEFDNVEISNKDYKDIREVDTKLLRYASEIGAKLVTNDFNLNKVAEIQGVIVLNINDLANAVKTQLVVGEQIEVTIIREGSERQQGVAYLPDGTMIVIEDTAKMIDKKVLVEVAKVLQTSAGRMIFAELVNSK
- a CDS encoding GNAT family N-acetyltransferase, whose product is MTKITYDKAKITDIDDVMHIEETSFPADEVLSRASMLERIQVIPERFFVARNEEGRVVGILVGPTSDKCYLTDDMFEKTEASLPTDRFQIIVSLAVDSEYQGLGIATSLLDLMKEAAAEESRQGISLTCVENLIPYYERYGFVSKGISDSQLAGETWYNMVLPL
- the gltX gene encoding glutamate--tRNA ligase, whose amino-acid sequence is MSNNIRVRYAPSPTGLLHIGNARTALFNYLFARHYDGDFIIRIEDTDRERHVEDGERSQLENLRWLGIDWDESPETHENYRQSERLELYQKYIDQLLSEGKAYYSYKTPEELEADHEAQEAAGVAPHYVNEYAGMSEAEKEAYIAERKAAGITPVVRISVNETAIYKWTDMVKGDIEFEGGNIGGDWVIQKRDGYPTYNFAVVVDDHDMQISHVIRGDDHIANTPKQLMIYEALGWEAPVFGHMTLIINSETGKKLSKRDTNTLQFIEDYRKKGFMADAIFNFIALLGWNPGGEQEKFSPEELVKLFDEKRLSKSPAAFDQKKLEWMDNEYIKHAEFEPVFELTKPFLEEAGRFDARAEELVKLYKPQMKYAEEILELTDLFFGEFPELTDEARQMMALETSPLAVGAFREKLATLEDFTAENIFPLFKETQKETGVKGKNLWMPIRIAASGSMHGPELPETIALLGKEKVLEHMAQFL
- a CDS encoding zinc-dependent alcohol dehydrogenase family protein; this translates as MYQSFIYESYGLPHQVLKLKEKCQPHLQPQELLVKMLYAPVNPSDLIPMTGAYAHRISLPATAGYEGVGLVADVGSALSRKLIGQRVLPLEGEGTWQSFVKCPASHAFFVPESLDSISASQLYINPLTAWLLCTEVLALKPGQKLAVNAAASSIGQIFAQLSRILGFEFIAITRNNKKHQLLKERGAQELRTDLRNLEVDAAIDCVGGQAGTDLASCVRSGGKFQALGLLSGEQVDWEKLSQLPIDVGIFHLRHWNAKLSPAEWQRNMKTLSHLAVNGRLLINQAVDIIPYEQLIETLASPQQNKLLISFIQKTHEL
- a CDS encoding pyridoxamine 5'-phosphate oxidase family protein, yielding MYFKRFLQLFLIYVLAALVLVGIVSTNFLQNKNLTFILALLISYAVLTLPLVLLTVLKTNKKTTSVGAQGQGGEVRRILALLPGYLALSCSTKEGKSATTIMSFIQSVHEENVFYMVADKHARKVQSIKENPDVSFTTWFDGLEKGERLSSNNVYAEVLEETAAKESVKQEPNLLKVHENAANMAIIKLTVRSLVHENFKEGSRIIEFN